The DNA region GTATGGTGCATTTGGCTATGCAAATCAGAATGGAACGGGTGGCATTAAAAGAATGCAGAGCAGTTATCATTTAAGGAATATTACGAAACGGACAACCCTCCCAAATGGCTTGCCGGCTGCTTCTGCAGGTCCGGATGTTTCAACCCGGTTTCCACTGGGTTATTACGTAGAAGATTTTGAATACCTGGCTGGTTCCGGGGATTTAGATGAACACAATGGGAGGTTCTGCATTACGCCCGAATACCCTAATGGCATCTATGCCTATTTTGTTACTTTAGATAGCAATCTGAAAGCAGAATACCCTTACGTTCTGGGCATAAGTTATTATGGTTTGGTTCCTGCTGGCAATACCGGTCCTGGTAGCGGGCACAACACGATTCGGGAAACAGTAATCACATACAACGGTACCACCGAAATAAAAGAAACTAAATTAAATCTTGATGCTTCGATCTTTGGAAATCCAGCAAAGTCAATAATTTCCATATACATTAATGAAAATGCTCCAAACAATTTAAAAGCAGCCCTCATTAATTTAAATGGACAACCAATTCAGCAATGGAAATACCTTCAGCCTGGTTTCCATTATACATTTGATATTTCTGAATTTGAAAATGGATTGTATTTTATTAAAATATTTAATGATAAATTTCAACAAACAAAAAAAGTCCAGATAGCGCATTAAACTGAATTTAATTTATAACTACTCCATTCCTTAGTGCTTGCTCTTTAATTCCTATTTCTGATCCTTGGAGACAACTCTTAGTGATTGTAATTGTTATTATTAAAGGCTGTTTTCACATCTCTGATTAACTTACTTATATTTAATGTAATTTATATAATGCATTCTGTATCAATCCACTTTAGAAAAACGATTTTTTTCTGTTTCCTTCAGTTAAGTATATTTTCATCCGGTTTTTCTCAGGATGCCATTTCTATTGTCCGTAAAGCAGATGAACATGCCCGTGGTAAGACTTCAATTGCACAAATTACGATACAAACCATC from Saprospiraceae bacterium includes:
- a CDS encoding YHYH protein, producing the protein MRSTCILLLLCISLVANAQITPEISSWIINTTGATGYNNIPSNVQKVQYSDSNVYVSASCIPGYDIGPWQGNPNTPKNQNFVFKITRFPKMNPATPINTGLGHIGVWTNGVSIYNPKDGMSYNNQNVWNQNAIVVEGPSFDNCLGHPAPNGEYHHHLNPHCLYNDSLTSEHAPIIGYAFDGFPVYGAFGYANQNGTGGIKRMQSSYHLRNITKRTTLPNGLPAASAGPDVSTRFPLGYYVEDFEYLAGSGDLDEHNGRFCITPEYPNGIYAYFVTLDSNLKAEYPYVLGISYYGLVPAGNTGPGSGHNTIRETVITYNGTTEIKETKLNLDASIFGNPAKSIISIYINENAPNNLKAALINLNGQPIQQWKYLQPGFHYTFDISEFENGLYFIKIFNDKFQQTKKVQIAH